One region of Rhodospirillales bacterium genomic DNA includes:
- a CDS encoding aminoacyl-tRNA hydrolase, with the protein MRLLVGLGNPGTKYAHNRHNIGFMAVDEIVRRHGFGAWRGRFQSQCAEGIMDGNKILAIKPETYMNESGLAVGAALRFFKLEAEDVIVIHDEIDLAPGKVRIKQGGGHAGHNGLRDIDAHIGKNYHRVRMGVGHPGLKERVTGHVLDDFSKADMVWLSPLLDAVAESFPKLAANDEKGFTNTLGQIIGPQAPPQKTKDDRET; encoded by the coding sequence ATGCGATTGCTTGTGGGGCTGGGTAATCCCGGCACTAAATATGCCCATAACAGGCACAATATTGGCTTTATGGCGGTGGATGAAATTGTCCGCCGCCATGGCTTTGGTGCTTGGCGCGGTCGTTTCCAGAGCCAATGCGCCGAAGGCATCATGGACGGCAATAAAATTCTGGCCATCAAACCCGAAACCTACATGAACGAATCCGGTCTGGCCGTGGGCGCTGCATTGCGCTTTTTCAAGCTTGAAGCGGAAGATGTCATCGTCATTCATGACGAAATTGATCTGGCGCCGGGCAAAGTGCGGATCAAACAAGGTGGCGGCCATGCCGGGCACAATGGGCTGCGCGATATTGATGCCCATATTGGCAAGAACTATCACCGGGTACGCATGGGTGTTGGCCATCCCGGATTAAAAGAACGGGTCACCGGCCATGTTCTGGATGATTTTTCAAAAGCAGATATGGTCTGGCTGAGCCCCCTTCTGGATGCGGTCGCAGAATCCTTTCCAAAGTTGGCTGCAAATGATGAAAAGGGCTTCACCAACACCCTTGGCCAAATTATTGGTCCGCAAGCCCCCCCCCAAAAAACCAAAGACGACAGGGAAACATAA
- a CDS encoding 50S ribosomal protein L25/general stress protein Ctc, with translation MADVISLSARAKDRAGKGAARAVRRTGFIPAVIYGGKEAPVSIALEPKILNKELTRAGFFNTLIDLDVDDTKHRVLARDVQSHPVTDAPMHVDFLRVTAATTLTVAIPMLFENEEESPGLKQGGVLNIVRHDIELNCRADAIPQSLIIDLTGREVGDSIHISHVDLPDGATPAITDRDFTIATIAAPTVVVEEEITAEEGEEGEEGEEGVEGAEGTEGAEAAEGGDDKGEGGKA, from the coding sequence ATGGCTGACGTCATTTCGCTTTCGGCGCGTGCCAAGGACCGAGCAGGTAAGGGAGCAGCTCGGGCCGTTCGTCGCACTGGATTTATTCCCGCTGTCATTTATGGCGGCAAAGAGGCCCCGGTCTCGATCGCTTTGGAACCCAAGATTTTGAACAAGGAATTAACCCGTGCCGGGTTTTTCAATACCTTGATCGATCTTGATGTGGATGACACAAAACACCGGGTTCTTGCCCGTGATGTCCAATCCCACCCTGTCACCGATGCCCCCATGCATGTTGATTTTCTCAGAGTTACGGCAGCCACCACTTTGACGGTGGCCATCCCGATGCTCTTTGAAAATGAAGAAGAATCCCCGGGGCTCAAACAGGGCGGCGTGTTGAATATTGTGCGCCATGATATTGAACTGAACTGTCGGGCGGATGCCATTCCCCAATCGCTGATCATTGATTTGACCGGTCGCGAAGTTGGCGACAGTATTCATATCAGTCATGTCGATCTGCCGGACGGTGCAACACCGGCCATTACCGACCGTGATTTCACCATTGCCACCATCGCCGCGCCGACTGTTGTGGTTGAAGAAGAGATCACCGCTGAAGAAGGCGAAGAAGGCGAAGAAGGCGAAGAAGGTGTCGAAGGTGCAGAAGGTACCGAAGGTGCAGAAGCCGCAGAAGGCGGCGACGACAAGGGAGAGGGCGGCAAAGCTTAG
- a CDS encoding ribose-phosphate pyrophosphokinase — protein sequence MKIMCCNSNRPLAEAIAKNLGTQLTKADVRRFSDMEIYVEILENVRGQDVFVVQSTSFPANDNLMELLITLDALRRGSAKRVTAVIPYFGYARQDRKTAPRAPISAKLVANLITAAGADRVLTMDLHAGQIQGFFDIPVDNLYAQPVFSKNIKDVFNGDDLCVVSPDVGGVLRARGMASRLDADLAIIDKRRERAGVSEVMNIIGEVKGRDCILIDDIVDSAGTLCNASVALTNAGAKSVSAYVTHGVLSGDAVARATASPMSRLVVTDSIQATDAVNQSDTVQQLSIAPLMAEAIRRIEDDSSISNLFD from the coding sequence ATGAAAATTATGTGCTGCAATTCCAACCGTCCTCTTGCCGAAGCCATTGCGAAAAACCTTGGAACCCAACTGACCAAGGCCGATGTCCGACGCTTTTCCGATATGGAAATTTACGTCGAAATTCTGGAAAATGTGCGCGGCCAGGATGTTTTTGTCGTCCAGTCCACGTCTTTCCCGGCCAACGATAATCTGATGGAATTGCTGATCACCCTGGATGCCCTGCGCAGGGGTTCCGCTAAACGCGTCACGGCTGTCATTCCCTATTTCGGCTATGCCCGCCAGGATCGCAAGACCGCGCCTCGCGCCCCTATTTCTGCAAAGCTGGTCGCCAACCTGATTACCGCAGCCGGTGCCGACCGGGTCCTGACCATGGACCTTCATGCCGGGCAGATACAGGGTTTCTTCGATATTCCCGTGGACAATCTTTATGCCCAGCCGGTGTTTTCGAAAAACATCAAAGACGTGTTCAACGGCGATGACCTATGCGTTGTTTCCCCCGATGTGGGCGGTGTGTTACGGGCCCGGGGCATGGCCAGCCGCCTTGATGCCGATCTTGCCATTATCGACAAGCGCCGTGAACGCGCGGGCGTATCAGAAGTGATGAATATCATTGGCGAAGTAAAAGGCCGTGATTGCATTTTGATCGACGATATTGTCGATTCTGCTGGCACGCTCTGCAATGCATCCGTGGCCCTGACCAACGCGGGCGCCAAAAGCGTCTCGGCCTATGTCACCCACGGGGTGTTGTCTGGTGATGCCGTGGCGCGGGCAACCGCATCCCCCATGAGCCGTTTGGTGGTGACAGATTCGATTCAAGCGACCGATGCGGTCAACCAATCTGATACCGTACAACAGCTTTCCATTGCCCCCCTCATGGCCGAAGCCATCCGGCGCATTGAGGATGACAGCTCTATTTCCAACCTGTTTGACTGA